In Pseudomonas grandcourensis, the DNA window CTGCTGATCCGCACCTATGCGTGGATTCTGCTGCTGCGCAACACCGGGGTGATCAATAACAGCCTGATGGGCCTCGGGGTCATCGACCAACCGCTGCAACTGCTCTACACCGACGGCGCGGTGCTGCTGGGGCTGGTTTATACCTACGCGCCCTTCGTCGTGCTGCCGATCTACGCCACCCTGGAAAAAATGGACATCCGCCTGCTCGAGGCCGCTCAGGACCTCTACGCCGGACGCGTTCGAACCCTGCGCAAGGTGGTGTTACCGATCGCCAAACCGGGAATTCTCGCCGGCGCCATCCTCACCTTCGTGCCTTGCCTGGGCGCGATGATCGCCCCGGAACTGCTCGGCGGCGGCACGCGGATGATGCTCGGCAACCTGATCTTCCGCCAGTTCAGCGATGCGCGTAACTGGCCATTCGGCGCGGCCCTGTCGCTGGTGCTGATGGCGGCGGTGATGTTGGTACTGACGGTGTA includes these proteins:
- a CDS encoding ABC transporter permease; the protein is MHALPIANTLERRRAFQSFLGVSPALIAIGLFLIVPILIVIGYSLMEANPYGGVNKVFSSDAYTSLLFERQLDDSLAFADSYLIIALRSIGIAGLTTLITLLIGFPVAVWLAMQPPHRRGLLIFLITVPFWANLLIRTYAWILLLRNTGVINNSLMGLGVIDQPLQLLYTDGAVLLGLVYTYAPFVVLPIYATLEKMDIRLLEAAQDLYAGRVRTLRKVVLPIAKPGILAGAILTFVPCLGAMIAPELLGGGTRMMLGNLIFRQFSDARNWPFGAALSLVLMAAVMLVLTVYALRAERQRIAKGGA